In the genome of Pseudomonas lalucatii, the window CTCGGCAGCGGCGTCCTGCTGCTGGAGGCGGACGGCATGAGCTGGGCGCTGCTGCGCGCCCGCAGCCACGCCGATGCCTTCGACCTGCAGGCGCCACCGGCCATCGCCGCCGAGCTGCAACGGGTGCGCGCGGCGCTGCAGCAGCAGGGCGCCCAGCTGCTGGCCAGCAGCGGCGTGCTCTACGCCGCCGCCGGCCAGGCCCGGGCCAGCCGCGAGATCGGCCTGCTCGGCGGCGCCGCGCTGCTCGGCACCCTGCTGCTCCTGCTGCTGGCCTATCGTCGAGCCTCGGCACTGCTCGGCCTGCTGCCGGTGGCCGTGGCCCTGCTCGCCGGCTGTGCCGCCTGCGTGCTGGTGTACGGCCAGGTCAATGCGCTGACCCTGGTGCTCGGCGCCAGCCTGATCGGCGTGGCCGCGGACTTCCCCCAGCACTACCTGAGCAAGAGCTGGGGCCCGCTACCCTGGCACAGCTGGAGCGCCCTGCGCGCCACCCTGCCGGGCCTCAGCCTGAGCCTGGCGACCAACCTGATCGGCTACCTGGCCCTGGCCTTCACCCCGTTTCCGGCGCTGAGCCAGATCGCCCTGTTCTCCGCCGCCGGCCTGATCGGCGCCTACCTGTGCGCGGTGTGCCTGCTGCCCGCCTGGCTCAGTGGCGTGCACCTGCGTCCGGCGCCGGCCCTGCTCGGCAGTGCCGCGCGCCTGCTGGACTGGCGCAGGCGCCTGCTCGCCAGCACCGGCAGCCGAGCGCCGCTGGCTCTGCTCCTGCTGTTCTGTGGCGGCGGCCTGTGGCAGCTGCAGACGCAGAACGACCTGCGCCAGTGGCTGGGCGCCGAACCGCAGCTGCAAGCCGAGGCGCGGCGCATCGCCGAGCTGACCGGCCAGCAGCCGACCAGCCAGTTCTTCCTAGTGCGCGCCCGCGACGAGGCGCAACTGCTGCAGCGCCAGGCCGCGCTGAGCGCACGCCTGGACGCGACGGTCGCCAGCGGCCAGCTGCGCGGCTATCGCGCCCTCAGCCAGCTGGTCGCGCCGCCCGCCGAACTGCACAGCCTGCACGGCGCCCTGCAGCGGCTGCCGCAACACTGGCAGCCGCTGCTGCAACTGGGCCTGGCGGAAGCGGCGCTGCAGGCCGAGCTGGCCGCCCTGCTCGACAGCCCGCAGCCGAGCCTGGAGCAGGCCCTGGCCGGGCCTCTGGGCGAGCCCTGGCGCCCGCTGTGGCTCGGCGCCGAGGCCGACGGCAGCGTCGCCGGACTGGTCAGCCTGCAGGGCCAGGCCGAGGTGGCGCTCCTGCGCCGCGCCGCCGCGGGGCTGGACGGCGTGCAGCTGGTCGACCGCCTCGGCGAGCTGAACCGGCTGTTCGCCGCCACTCAGCTCGGCGCCGCCGAGCTCAAGCTGCTGTCCTGCCTGGCGATCGTCCTGCTGCTGTGCCTGCCCTTCGGCCTGGCCGGCGCGTTGCGGGTGGTCGGCCTGCCGCTGCTGGCGGCCCTGGCGGCGGCGGCCTGCC includes:
- a CDS encoding MMPL family transporter encodes the protein MRPDRPTLERQLPRLFLVLLLALLVLTAWQWRHGPPLSAGLLDLLPRGSGDARLEQAERRMQEPLNRELLLLIGHPQRQQAIDLARQLGRDWQASGRFAQVQWRLEADLAAVRQQLHASRLALLPSADRRLLVEQPDAFIQQRAAELFDSFAGHGLLPAAQDWLGLGLRAQQAIAAQGPVQADLGSGVLLLEADGMSWALLRARSHADAFDLQAPPAIAAELQRVRAALQQQGAQLLASSGVLYAAAGQARASREIGLLGGAALLGTLLLLLLAYRRASALLGLLPVAVALLAGCAACVLVYGQVNALTLVLGASLIGVAADFPQHYLSKSWGPLPWHSWSALRATLPGLSLSLATNLIGYLALAFTPFPALSQIALFSAAGLIGAYLCAVCLLPAWLSGVHLRPAPALLGSAARLLDWRRRLLASTGSRAPLALLLLFCGGGLWQLQTQNDLRQWLGAEPQLQAEARRIAELTGQQPTSQFFLVRARDEAQLLQRQAALSARLDATVASGQLRGYRALSQLVAPPAELHSLHGALQRLPQHWQPLLQLGLAEAALQAELAALLDSPQPSLEQALAGPLGEPWRPLWLGAEADGSVAGLVSLQGQAEVALLRRAAAGLDGVQLVDRLGELNRLFAATQLGAAELKLLSCLAIVLLLCLPFGLAGALRVVGLPLLAALAAAACLGWLGQPLTLFSLFGLLLITAIGVDYCILQREAIGGAAVSLLGTLLAALTSWLSFGLLLLSQTPVIANFGLAVSLGLFFAFLLAPWARPPAASNELCISPTHNEARSPHEVS